One genomic segment of Clostridiisalibacter paucivorans DSM 22131 includes these proteins:
- the def gene encoding peptide deformylase, with product MALRQIRFSDDSILRKKSKEVEVVDDKTRQILDDMVDTMYNTGNGGGLAAPQVGILKRLVVIDMGKGLMKLVNPKIISQEGKQQVIEGCLSIPNIWGKLERPAKVIVKALDENGKEIILTGKGDLAKCFCHEIDHLDGILFTDLVTEYIK from the coding sequence ATGGCATTGAGACAAATTAGATTTTCTGATGATTCTATACTGAGAAAGAAAAGTAAAGAAGTTGAAGTGGTAGATGATAAAACAAGACAAATATTAGATGATATGGTAGATACAATGTATAATACAGGAAATGGTGGAGGATTAGCAGCACCGCAAGTGGGTATATTAAAACGATTAGTTGTAATAGATATGGGGAAAGGACTTATGAAATTAGTTAATCCAAAAATAATTAGTCAGGAAGGAAAGCAACAGGTTATAGAGGGGTGTCTAAGTATTCCTAATATATGGGGAAAGCTAGAAAGACCTGCTAAAGTTATAGTAAAAGCATTGGATGAAAATGGTAAAGAGATTATATTGACAGGTAAAGGAGATTTAGCAAAATGTTTTTGTCATGAAATAGATCACTTAGATGGTATTCTTTTTACTGATTTGGTTACTGAATATATTAAGTAA
- a CDS encoding prolyl-tRNA synthetase associated domain-containing protein: MSNRDEEKVYDILNKLKIQYNIYRHEPIYTIDEANQLDINIPGQHCKNLFLRNKKGDVHYLVIVDELKQLDLKSLSEKIGCSRLSFASTKRLYKYLGVTPGSVSPFGLINDTDNAVQVLIDKDLIGANEINFSPNVNTATISISYADFEKFIKWCGNKATYISINN; encoded by the coding sequence TTGTCAAATAGAGATGAAGAAAAGGTATATGATATCTTAAATAAGTTGAAAATTCAGTATAACATATATAGACATGAACCAATATATACTATTGATGAAGCCAACCAGTTAGACATAAATATTCCAGGACAGCATTGCAAAAATCTTTTTCTTCGCAATAAAAAGGGCGATGTACACTACCTTGTGATAGTAGATGAATTAAAGCAGTTAGATTTAAAATCACTATCTGAGAAAATAGGATGTAGTCGTCTATCTTTTGCTTCAACAAAAAGATTATACAAATATCTAGGTGTTACACCAGGCTCTGTTAGTCCTTTTGGATTGATAAATGATACTGATAATGCTGTCCAAGTTTTGATAGATAAGGATCTAATAGGTGCTAATGAAATCAATTTTTCTCCAAATGTAAATACAGCAACTATTAGTATTTCATATGCAGATTTTGAGAAATTCATAAAATGGTGTGGCAATAAGGCTACCTATATTTCTATAAATAATTAA
- a CDS encoding NAD(P)/FAD-dependent oxidoreductase — translation MYDIGIIGAGVVGAAIARELSKYDLKVCLIEKDEDVSIGASKANSGIVHGGYVGKYGTEKGELCIKGNSMFERLDRELNFGFKRTGAIVIGFDKDDEEKIHELYENAIKVGHKKDDIGIIYSDKIKEIEPHINDEVKVAFYCKSVGVTSPYEMTIALVENAIQNGIDLKLETEVLNIGQKSEGFVIETNRGNIATKYIINAAGIYSDKIANMVGIDKFKILPRRGQYVLFGKDQGDLVNTVVFQTPTKKGKGILVTTTYHGNFMLGPDAEDINEREDIDTTIDVLEYVVETARKSIPDFNIKRALTTFSGIRARSSTGDFIIEESDVRGFINVAGIDSPGLTSSPAIAEKVIGILKDVGVEMEKKDKFDSYRTPIIVKKDGFKGKIDHHDPEKNIICRCEKVTEAEIVDAMHRGIPIKSTDAIKRRTRAGMGNCQGAFCRSRVKKLISREEGIDIDKVTVRGAKASPIPQRVDIKAIRKINK, via the coding sequence ATGTATGATATTGGTATAATAGGGGCAGGAGTTGTAGGAGCAGCTATTGCTAGAGAACTATCTAAATATGATTTGAAAGTCTGTTTAATCGAAAAGGATGAAGACGTTTCTATAGGGGCTTCAAAGGCAAATAGTGGTATTGTTCATGGTGGTTATGTTGGAAAATATGGCACTGAAAAAGGAGAACTCTGTATAAAGGGAAATAGTATGTTTGAAAGATTAGATAGAGAATTAAATTTTGGCTTTAAAAGAACTGGAGCTATTGTTATAGGATTTGATAAAGATGATGAAGAAAAAATCCATGAACTTTATGAAAATGCTATAAAAGTAGGTCATAAAAAAGATGATATTGGAATAATATATAGTGACAAAATAAAAGAAATAGAGCCTCATATAAATGATGAAGTAAAAGTGGCATTCTATTGTAAAAGTGTAGGAGTGACATCACCCTATGAAATGACCATAGCCCTTGTGGAGAATGCAATACAAAATGGCATAGATCTAAAACTCGAAACAGAAGTTTTAAATATAGGTCAAAAATCAGAGGGTTTTGTTATAGAAACCAATAGAGGTAATATAGCTACTAAATATATTATAAATGCTGCAGGTATTTATAGTGATAAAATAGCTAATATGGTAGGAATCGATAAATTTAAAATATTGCCAAGAAGAGGTCAGTATGTATTATTTGGAAAGGATCAGGGAGATCTTGTTAATACTGTAGTGTTTCAAACTCCAACAAAAAAGGGAAAGGGTATTTTAGTTACGACTACATACCATGGTAATTTCATGTTGGGACCTGATGCAGAAGATATAAATGAGAGAGAGGACATAGATACAACTATAGATGTCCTTGAGTATGTTGTTGAAACAGCAAGAAAATCTATACCTGATTTTAATATTAAGAGGGCACTTACTACTTTTTCTGGTATTAGAGCTAGAAGTAGTACTGGAGATTTTATAATAGAAGAAAGTGATGTTAGAGGATTTATAAATGTGGCAGGTATAGATTCACCAGGATTGACATCTTCACCAGCCATAGCAGAAAAGGTTATAGGTATTTTAAAAGATGTTGGTGTGGAAATGGAAAAGAAAGATAAATTTGACAGCTATCGGACACCTATTATAGTAAAGAAAGATGGATTCAAAGGGAAAATAGATCATCATGACCCTGAAAAAAACATAATATGCAGATGTGAGAAAGTTACTGAGGCAGAAATAGTGGATGCTATGCATAGGGGTATACCTATTAAGTCTACAGATGCTATAAAAAGGAGAACTAGAGCTGGAATGGGTAATTGTCAAGGGGCTTTTTGTAGATCTAGAGTCAAAAAATTGATATCAAGGGAAGAGGGAATTGATATAGATAAAGTGACTGTAAGAGGTGCAAAGGCTTCACCTATTCCTCAAAGGGTAGATATTAAAGCTATAAGGAAAATCAACAAGTGA
- a CDS encoding NUDIX domain-containing protein, with translation MQQIKDICPGIAVIIFNDKKDILLQKRADVGFWGIPSGHVEIGETITNAAIREVFEETGLHIEILRLVGVYSDPKSQVFKYPDGRITHFITCCFEAKIVGGKISCDSPETLEVKFFPIDALPSNIIKMHPNWLKDALSNNGPHIR, from the coding sequence ATGCAACAGATAAAAGATATTTGTCCAGGTATAGCAGTTATAATTTTTAATGATAAAAAGGATATTTTATTACAAAAAAGAGCAGATGTGGGGTTTTGGGGTATACCCTCAGGACATGTGGAGATAGGAGAAACAATAACTAATGCTGCAATAAGGGAAGTTTTTGAAGAGACAGGTCTACATATTGAAATTTTAAGATTAGTTGGAGTGTATTCGGATCCAAAGTCTCAAGTCTTTAAATATCCTGATGGTAGAATTACTCACTTTATAACTTGTTGTTTTGAGGCTAAGATAGTAGGTGGAAAGATTTCCTGTGATTCTCCAGAGACTCTTGAAGTAAAATTTTTTCCTATAGATGCCTTACCTTCAAATATAATAAAAATGCATCCCAATTGGCTAAAAGACGCATTATCTAATAATGGACCTCATATAAGATAA
- a CDS encoding DUF4829 domain-containing protein has product MKKRYFIILFMSTVLFLVGCRTIEKNQASSQQENLNYDIQYHMYKTPDEFKDIIKIEFMLVDGGPHMANNILVTQDKKIYDIMSMIEESEPLTDESKINDKMSGMARENNKMIITKVDGSKNEMAFSYDTLYEVGYIDIDGEKIKPDYSFFRYVYELEEYTNSDTKIEQRIVELFDKYNWTVDYKINTSTWKLPENLKHKAGEYPIKIYWAYNNELSKKIQFDFTGYLGRDVVVEIYRLREQLPEFMKPRRDARGIVLKYDNKIIGAYIDAGRHYSFACSLDRKGLKEITGKQWDRWVIDYIDYNDDLEIELSNMGPEDIIKEYFNALDKNDTKKMLACLTRKNLVQYLSTNLNNHNLFNDDKIDNNIKSAKLLDIEEFTGMDNGSDILEYKVEVDFDFKKSITSEDGIASRFVIMKKESEKSGWRIDGIGTGP; this is encoded by the coding sequence TTGAAAAAAAGATATTTTATAATTCTATTTATGTCTACTGTACTTTTTTTAGTAGGTTGTAGAACTATAGAAAAAAATCAAGCTTCTTCGCAGCAAGAGAATCTAAATTATGATATTCAATACCATATGTATAAAACTCCAGACGAATTTAAAGATATTATAAAGATTGAATTTATGCTTGTGGATGGTGGACCTCATATGGCAAATAATATCTTAGTTACACAAGATAAAAAGATATATGATATCATGTCAATGATAGAAGAAAGCGAACCATTGACAGATGAATCTAAAATAAATGACAAAATGAGTGGAATGGCTAGGGAAAACAATAAGATGATTATTACTAAAGTAGATGGAAGTAAAAATGAGATGGCTTTTTCCTATGATACTTTGTATGAAGTAGGTTATATAGACATAGATGGAGAAAAAATCAAGCCCGATTATAGTTTTTTTAGATATGTTTATGAACTAGAAGAATATACAAATTCTGATACAAAGATTGAACAGCGTATAGTTGAGCTGTTTGACAAGTATAATTGGACTGTAGATTATAAAATAAATACATCGACATGGAAATTACCTGAAAATCTCAAACATAAAGCAGGAGAATATCCAATAAAAATATATTGGGCGTATAATAATGAGCTTTCTAAAAAAATACAATTTGATTTTACTGGATATCTTGGGAGAGATGTGGTTGTGGAGATTTATAGGTTAAGGGAACAATTGCCAGAATTTATGAAACCAAGAAGAGATGCTAGAGGGATTGTGCTGAAATATGATAATAAAATTATTGGAGCATATATAGATGCTGGTAGACATTACTCTTTTGCTTGTTCTCTTGATAGAAAAGGTTTAAAAGAGATTACGGGGAAACAATGGGATAGATGGGTTATAGACTACATAGATTATAATGATGATTTGGAAATTGAATTATCTAATATGGGGCCAGAAGATATTATTAAAGAATATTTTAATGCATTAGATAAAAATGATACTAAAAAGATGTTGGCATGTTTGACTAGGAAAAACTTGGTTCAGTATTTATCAACTAATTTAAATAATCATAATTTATTTAATGATGACAAAATAGATAATAATATTAAAAGTGCAAAGTTGTTAGATATAGAAGAATTTACAGGGATGGACAATGGATCAGATATATTGGAATATAAAGTAGAAGTAGATTTTGATTTCAAAAAATCTATAACATCAGAAGATGGAATAGCGTCTAGATTTGTTATAATGAAAAAAGAATCTGAAAAGAGTGGCTGGAGAATTGATGGTATCGGTACAGGTCCTTGA
- a CDS encoding glycosyltransferase family 2 protein, whose protein sequence is MKIKDVFLKPKPDRRILPNVPDAEKIRNNIDRRGSRKENSSVENAKKINEMGTRYLNTYKVQGTFIAKDKSIVNYTFNSVDISGTGILLEIDSEKQLETIKSAEKIKLKFEIIPGTMPEGYETKIDISSRFIRTVKSDDGKIYCGFEFSETLAEYINRKKDRYTLFMSSLLLLFISLVIVLMRTESIIYFKFNKYLYLYSIIAAVFLLSRYFIGTLYRSMKINPEFTPGVTIVIPCFNEEKWIENTIRSCMNQDYPIDKLEVIVVDDSSNDNSLERIRNIVERIHNEADRFKTKERLKYIAQEKNMGKREALSQGIRMSKHELLVFVDSDSFLDPFAIRNLVQPFQDPKMGGVSGRTDVANTYTNVLTKMQSVRYYIAFRIMKAAEAYFDTVTCLSGPLSCYRKDIIEENMDDWLNQKFLGQRATFGDDRSLTNFVLKNHRTSYQDTAVCSTIVPNTYKMFLKQQMRWKRSWLRESIIAAKYMWKKEPFASLFFYMGLIVPIAAPIIVLYNLIYVPIVYRFIPSTFLMGLLMMSLLMSFTQLLFRKSTTWVFGMFFCLYYEAVLLWQMPIAWVTFWKSTWGTRMTPEDIKEREKKEKKRKKKERAI, encoded by the coding sequence ATGAAGATTAAAGACGTTTTTTTAAAACCTAAACCAGATAGAAGAATTTTGCCCAATGTACCAGATGCAGAAAAAATAAGAAATAATATAGATAGAAGGGGCTCGAGGAAAGAAAATTCCAGTGTTGAAAATGCAAAAAAAATAAATGAAATGGGTACTCGATATTTAAATACTTATAAAGTACAAGGAACTTTTATTGCTAAAGATAAATCAATAGTAAATTATACATTTAATAGTGTGGATATTTCTGGCACAGGTATTCTTTTAGAGATAGATAGTGAGAAACAGCTTGAAACTATAAAGTCAGCAGAGAAGATAAAGTTGAAATTTGAAATTATACCAGGGACTATGCCAGAAGGATATGAGACAAAGATTGATATTTCATCTAGATTTATTCGTACTGTTAAGTCAGATGATGGGAAGATATATTGTGGATTTGAATTTTCTGAGACCCTCGCAGAATATATAAATAGAAAAAAAGATCGATATACCCTTTTCATGTCTAGTCTATTATTATTGTTTATTTCTTTAGTTATAGTGTTGATGCGTACTGAAAGTATAATATATTTTAAATTTAATAAATATCTTTACTTGTACAGTATTATTGCAGCAGTATTTTTATTGAGTAGATATTTTATTGGTACCCTATATCGATCTATGAAAATAAATCCAGAATTTACACCTGGTGTTACTATTGTTATACCTTGCTTTAATGAAGAAAAATGGATAGAAAATACCATAAGAAGTTGTATGAATCAAGATTATCCCATAGATAAGTTAGAGGTTATAGTTGTTGATGATAGTTCCAATGACAATTCATTGGAAAGGATTCGCAATATAGTTGAAAGGATTCATAATGAAGCAGATAGATTTAAGACAAAGGAGAGGTTGAAGTATATTGCACAGGAAAAAAATATGGGCAAAAGAGAGGCATTATCTCAAGGAATAAGGATGTCCAAGCATGAATTACTTGTTTTTGTAGATTCTGATAGTTTTTTAGATCCCTTTGCAATTAGGAATTTAGTTCAACCTTTTCAAGATCCTAAAATGGGAGGGGTATCTGGAAGGACTGATGTTGCAAATACCTATACCAATGTTTTAACGAAGATGCAATCAGTTAGATATTATATTGCATTTAGAATTATGAAGGCAGCAGAGGCATATTTTGATACAGTAACTTGTCTTTCAGGTCCATTGTCTTGCTATAGGAAAGATATTATTGAAGAAAATATGGACGACTGGTTAAATCAAAAGTTTTTAGGCCAACGGGCTACTTTTGGAGATGATAGAAGTCTAACAAATTTTGTATTGAAAAATCATAGAACCAGTTACCAAGATACAGCTGTATGTTCAACCATTGTTCCAAACACATATAAGATGTTTTTAAAGCAACAAATGCGTTGGAAGCGTTCGTGGTTGAGAGAGTCTATTATAGCAGCTAAATATATGTGGAAAAAAGAGCCCTTTGCATCTTTATTTTTCTATATGGGACTTATAGTACCCATAGCTGCACCTATTATTGTATTATATAATTTAATATATGTTCCAATTGTATATCGCTTCATTCCATCAACTTTTTTAATGGGACTCTTAATGATGTCTTTATTGATGAGTTTTACCCAGTTGTTGTTTAGAAAAAGCACAACATGGGTTTTTGGTATGTTCTTTTGTCTTTACTATGAAGCAGTATTATTATGGCAGATGCCCATAGCATGGGTGACATTTTGGAAGTCCACATGGGGAACTCGTATGACTCCAGAAGATATAAAAGAAAGAGAAAAGAAGGAAAAGAAAAGAAAGAAAAAAGAGAGGGCAATATAA
- a CDS encoding glycerol-3-phosphate responsive antiterminator — MATKFFTNIHENPIIAAINDLSTLNEALDCPVENIFLLTGNILNLKEIVYRCKAKDKGVFVHIDLMEGFSKDKWSLEYIANNVEPDGIITTKSNLARASKELNMFTIQRLFILDSLSLDSGIKLIQSARPDAVEILPGIMPKIVKTIHEETRIPIITGGLIKDKEDVIGSLNAGAVGISTSNKKVWYM, encoded by the coding sequence ATGGCTACTAAATTTTTTACTAATATACATGAAAATCCTATAATAGCGGCAATAAATGACTTATCAACTTTAAATGAAGCATTGGATTGTCCTGTGGAAAATATATTTTTGCTTACAGGCAATATATTAAACCTCAAGGAGATAGTATACAGATGTAAAGCAAAGGATAAGGGAGTTTTTGTACATATAGATTTAATGGAAGGATTCTCCAAAGATAAATGGAGTTTGGAATATATAGCTAATAATGTAGAGCCAGATGGAATAATTACAACAAAAAGTAATTTGGCAAGGGCATCTAAAGAGTTGAATATGTTTACTATCCAAAGGCTTTTTATATTGGATTCATTATCTTTAGATTCAGGGATAAAATTAATACAATCAGCAAGACCAGATGCAGTGGAAATTCTACCGGGCATAATGCCTAAGATAGTAAAAACAATACATGAAGAAACTAGAATACCAATAATAACAGGTGGACTGATAAAGGATAAGGAAGATGTGATTGGAAGTCTTAATGCAGGAGCAGTAGGCATATCTACAAGCAATAAGAAGGTATGGTATATGTAA
- a CDS encoding glycoside hydrolase, producing MKRHEFSPRKKDLKKVIRSIIQGIILIGLIWLIVVTLYPAKGYEHIDKEKYVQTKDGFIALSYFGVDRTGSETLISTNRLEKHLNALKDSGYVTITQQDILNYYNNDEKLPSKGLFLMFEDGRRDTAIFSQKILEKLNYKSTILTYAQNLEKKDPKFLDGDDLLDMDKGDFWEFGTNGYRLEFINVFDRYGKFLNRLNNKEFQRISPYLDRRYNHYLMDYIRDEYGVPMEDFKQMQQRIAYDYGQIDEVYTEIMGRVPILYTLMHANTGQFGTNDKVSNENEKWIYDLFKINFNREGNALNTNKASIYNLNRLQVQPYWYTNHLLMKIWDDTKQDVAFISGDMERKSYWDTLLGQSEFIKDTIILTSLPKDRGLMFLKNSNNYKDVNLSVELKGNKVGTQTIYLRADEGLKSYISVQLRDNIVYICEKIQGEKQRTLFSVDLNVHDGIDFQSKDENRLEAEIQELNTEIKYAEDAEEAKEKGILLKEKMKEKAQSIEDGNTAYIPEIEISEPGDRLFDINLMGNKINIYVDEKLLVENLQVDILGKGAVYLESSFSGYGYSQRNLSDDVYDGVFKNLVIKKAESQLSKDGDVLYDNRLSGMVKIKYSIKSKWESVLNWFIETL from the coding sequence ATGAAAAGACATGAATTCTCTCCAAGAAAGAAAGATCTAAAAAAAGTAATTCGAAGTATTATTCAGGGCATTATATTAATAGGGCTAATATGGTTGATTGTAGTGACATTATATCCAGCAAAGGGGTATGAGCATATTGATAAAGAGAAATATGTACAGACTAAAGATGGTTTTATTGCATTGTCATATTTTGGAGTAGATCGTACAGGTTCAGAGACTCTAATAAGTACTAATCGTCTTGAAAAGCATCTAAATGCATTAAAGGATTCTGGATATGTTACCATTACTCAACAAGATATTTTAAATTATTATAATAATGATGAAAAGTTGCCGTCAAAAGGACTTTTTTTAATGTTTGAGGATGGAAGAAGAGACACTGCAATCTTCTCACAAAAGATATTAGAAAAATTGAATTATAAATCCACTATATTGACATATGCACAGAATTTGGAGAAAAAAGACCCCAAATTTTTAGATGGTGATGATTTATTAGATATGGATAAAGGTGATTTTTGGGAATTTGGAACAAATGGTTATCGTCTAGAATTTATAAATGTATTTGATAGATATGGAAAATTTTTAAATAGGTTAAATAATAAAGAATTTCAGAGGATTTCACCCTATTTAGATCGAAGATATAATCATTATCTTATGGATTATATAAGGGATGAATATGGAGTACCAATGGAAGACTTTAAACAAATGCAACAGAGAATAGCCTATGATTATGGACAGATAGATGAAGTTTATACAGAAATTATGGGAAGGGTTCCAATATTGTATACACTTATGCATGCTAATACAGGACAATTTGGAACTAATGATAAAGTAAGTAATGAAAATGAAAAATGGATATACGATCTATTTAAAATAAATTTTAATAGGGAAGGAAATGCATTAAATACCAACAAAGCATCCATTTATAATTTAAATAGACTTCAAGTTCAACCCTATTGGTATACCAATCATTTATTAATGAAAATATGGGATGATACAAAACAGGATGTGGCATTTATATCTGGAGATATGGAAAGGAAGTCATATTGGGATACTCTACTGGGACAATCAGAATTTATAAAAGATACAATTATCTTGACTTCTCTACCTAAAGATAGAGGTTTAATGTTTTTAAAGAATAGTAATAACTACAAAGATGTGAACCTTTCAGTGGAATTGAAAGGAAATAAAGTGGGTACCCAAACAATTTATTTAAGAGCAGATGAAGGCTTGAAGAGTTATATATCTGTTCAGTTGAGAGATAATATTGTTTATATATGTGAAAAGATACAAGGAGAGAAACAAAGGACATTGTTTTCTGTAGATTTAAATGTACATGATGGGATAGATTTTCAATCTAAAGATGAAAATAGATTAGAGGCGGAAATTCAAGAATTAAATACAGAGATTAAGTATGCAGAGGATGCAGAAGAGGCTAAAGAGAAGGGAATATTGTTGAAAGAAAAGATGAAAGAAAAAGCCCAATCCATAGAAGATGGAAATACGGCTTATATACCTGAAATAGAAATTTCTGAACCTGGAGATAGATTGTTTGATATTAATTTAATGGGAAATAAGATTAATATATATGTGGATGAAAAATTATTAGTTGAAAATTTACAAGTAGATATTTTGGGCAAAGGTGCTGTTTATTTAGAGTCTTCCTTTAGTGGGTATGGCTATAGTCAGAGAAATTTATCTGATGATGTCTATGATGGCGTTTTTAAGAACCTTGTGATAAAAAAGGCCGAGAGTCAATTGTCTAAAGATGGAGATGTGCTTTATGACAATAGATTGTCGGGTATGGTTAAGATAAAGTATAGTATAAAATCAAAGTGGGAATCTGTGCTTAATTGGTTTATAGAGACTTTGTAG
- a CDS encoding polysaccharide deacetylase family protein — protein sequence MNRFTKNMRYMFILFYCISILFTISCSKSGVNEEETFAERESVYDAKNEIEESLKRLKEDKKAYLIKDINTVENIISITFEGLSDRKTTDKLLDVLDKHGIQSIFFVSGIKSAEDPENIKNIVNRGQKIGNFTLNANKEMHRYSNTELVEDFSRTNVILSQISGEIPKYLKCNVTKYNDEILKSASASGLEAIIDNKRFLNYQSFSSKEDAKHYVKGIEKGAIISIKVDSVLDQSEYGINKPQEEKLDDKEVVKDFQQEIEKKDVKSISKEEILIKNVDMLLSELKEEDYKIIPIDQFMSHEDADFNIDFNKIRQSNNGVLAPVITNINTTQKDLALTFRYINDEEMVSKVLDTLDKKGTNATFIVTGNEIIEYEKRIQRILKRGHAVANGGMNNDVMTEKSFNQIAFDIYKCDKLLKDKFGVKNNLFMPAYGQVNDTVLEAASALNHIVVTYNKNPITNENMSIKEILKYFENKFRRGDILYFRLDLYQNLDKVLEKIINRVEKSNYGFESVENLYSNRFETRPLKNIPGWDAVKMTKDYDSDLDASEKVINTIPVETKTVFITFDDWGMDPTITNILDTLNKYEVKASFFLRVDGVDLNPNLARAISEAGHDIGNHTYSHEEIPDMSPEDLLKDIVKGHQSLTKAINRQPELLFRPPRLITDNTSLNAILASGFEYIVIGDINTHDYKLPANEVVENVLNNVQPGSIIVMHLNDTASASEALPIIIEKLRKQGYNFGKLSQYLN from the coding sequence ATGAATAGATTCACAAAAAATATGAGATATATGTTTATTCTTTTTTATTGTATTAGTATTTTATTTACTATATCCTGCTCAAAAAGTGGGGTTAATGAAGAAGAAACTTTTGCTGAGAGAGAGTCTGTATATGATGCAAAGAATGAGATAGAGGAGAGTTTAAAAAGATTAAAAGAAGATAAAAAGGCATATTTGATTAAGGATATTAATACAGTAGAGAATATTATATCAATAACATTTGAAGGATTATCAGATAGAAAAACTACAGATAAACTTTTAGATGTGCTTGATAAGCATGGGATTCAGTCTATTTTTTTTGTTTCAGGCATTAAAAGTGCAGAAGATCCGGAAAATATAAAAAACATCGTAAATAGAGGACAAAAAATTGGAAATTTCACATTGAATGCCAATAAGGAGATGCATAGGTATAGTAATACAGAGCTAGTGGAGGATTTTTCTCGTACCAATGTTATTTTAAGTCAAATATCAGGAGAAATTCCAAAGTATTTAAAGTGCAATGTTACAAAATATAATGATGAAATATTAAAATCTGCCAGTGCATCTGGACTGGAGGCCATAATAGATAATAAACGTTTTTTAAATTATCAAAGTTTTTCTTCTAAGGAAGATGCTAAGCATTATGTGAAAGGGATCGAAAAGGGTGCTATTATATCCATCAAAGTTGACAGTGTATTGGATCAATCGGAATATGGCATTAACAAACCACAAGAGGAAAAGTTAGATGATAAAGAAGTAGTTAAAGATTTTCAGCAAGAAATAGAAAAAAAAGATGTGAAATCCATTAGTAAAGAGGAAATATTGATAAAAAATGTAGATATGTTGCTAAGTGAATTAAAAGAAGAGGATTATAAAATAATTCCCATAGATCAGTTTATGTCCCATGAAGATGCAGATTTTAATATTGATTTCAATAAAATACGACAATCTAATAATGGTGTATTAGCACCTGTTATAACTAATATAAATACAACTCAGAAGGATTTGGCATTGACATTTAGGTATATTAATGATGAAGAGATGGTATCTAAGGTATTAGATACTTTAGATAAAAAGGGCACTAACGCAACTTTTATTGTTACAGGGAATGAAATAATAGAATATGAAAAAAGAATACAACGAATTTTAAAACGTGGACATGCTGTCGCCAATGGTGGAATGAACAATGATGTGATGACAGAAAAATCGTTTAACCAAATTGCCTTTGATATATATAAATGTGATAAACTTCTCAAGGATAAATTTGGTGTAAAGAATAATTTATTCATGCCAGCTTACGGTCAAGTAAATGATACAGTGTTAGAAGCAGCTTCAGCTCTTAACCATATAGTAGTTACGTATAATAAAAATCCCATAACTAATGAGAACATGTCTATTAAAGAAATATTAAAATATTTTGAGAACAAATTTCGAAGAGGTGATATTTTATATTTTCGATTAGATTTATATCAAAATTTAGACAAGGTATTGGAAAAGATTATAAATAGGGTGGAAAAATCTAATTATGGTTTTGAATCAGTAGAGAATTTGTATAGTAATAGATTTGAAACACGTCCTTTAAAGAATATACCTGGATGGGATGCTGTAAAAATGACTAAAGATTATGATTCAGATTTGGATGCTAGTGAAAAGGTTATAAACACTATACCAGTAGAGACAAAAACAGTCTTTATAACCTTTGATGATTGGGGAATGGACCCAACAATTACTAATATACTTGATACACTGAATAAATATGAGGTCAAAGCTAGCTTTTTCTTAAGGGTAGATGGAGTCGATTTAAACCCCAATCTAGCAAGGGCAATATCTGAAGCTGGACATGATATAGGCAATCATACTTATTCCCATGAGGAAATACCTGATATGAGTCCAGAAGATCTACTGAAGGATATTGTGAAGGGTCATCAAAGTCTCACAAAGGCCATAAATAGACAACCAGAACTGCTCTTTAGACCACCTAGATTAATTACAGATAATACATCTTTAAATGCCATATTGGCATCGGGATTTGAATACATCGTGATAGGAGATATAAATACCCATGACTATAAATTACCAGCAAATGAAGTTGTAGAAAATGTTCTAAACAACGTACAGCCAGGAAGTATAATTGTAATGCATCTAAATGATACTGCCAGTGCTTCAGAGGCATTACCTATTATTATTGAAAAATTGAGGAAACAGGGCTATAACTTTGGCAAATTGAGTCAGTATTTGAATTAA